From the Eschrichtius robustus isolate mEscRob2 chromosome 3, mEscRob2.pri, whole genome shotgun sequence genome, the window cgtttgttctaatatttggtctttgaccccaaTTCCTGACatagagctcctaaatcccttggaatttccaggATAATAGGAGCATATTTTGTTCTAATGAGACGACTCTTGGTGGACTCCTGGGTAGCTTCAGGAcaggggctggtcaccagaaaggccAGGCTATGATTAGAAGATTGAAGCTGTTAACCCCACACCCCCCATCctccaggggagagagagagactggaggTTGAGTTAATAATCCATCATGCCTActtgatgaagcctccataaaaacccctaAACTATGAGATTCAGAAAGCTTCTGGGTCAGTGAACACATCCACATGCCAGGAAGCCACATGGACACCCCAATTACATGGGGAAAGAAGCTCCTGCACTCAGGACACTTGCCCTATGTACATCTTCATCTGGCTGGTCATCTGTATACTTTACTATATCCTTTATAATAGACTGGTAAactaagtgtttccctgagttctgtaagCTGTTATAGCAAATTATTGAATctgaggagggggttgtgggaactCCTGATTTGTAGCCAAGACTGACAGAGGTGTGTGTAACCTAGGGACCcactacttgtgattggcatctgaagttggTATAGAGGGTGGGGGGGCAATCATTttggactgagcccttaacctgtggggtctgtgctaactccaCGTAGTTAATGTCAGGATTGCTTGGTGTGGAAAACCCACATACTTGGTAGCCAGAAGTATTGAGAATAGTAGAGGAAACAAAAGTTTTCCTTTACCCTCTTACTGCTTCTGAGTTAGTGTAGGTAAGTATCCTTAAATACCCAACAACTTACACTATGAAGCTTCTAAACTGATTTGTGGACCAGGTGTCTGCAACTGCACCTAGACCTTCACTCTGTATTGTGCTGTTCCCCATTCAGAgggcaaaagatttttaaaatcattttttgttAAAGCCAACTCTTAGAGTTCTGCATCTCATAAATGCAATCCCACTGCCCTCCCTCTCAACCACTCCTTCCCTCATCAAATCTATTCATCCCatcagtatttactgagtgcccactCTATTCCAGGTACAGCTCGAGATGATGGGCAttgagcagtgaacaaaacaaagtaccTACCTTCATAGGACTTACTCTGATAAGGTAGGAGGAGAGTCAGACAACGTATTGGTCGGAGAACAGTCTAAATTATTGcgccaaatattaaaaaaaaaaagtggcttaaacaaaatacAAGTTTATTCATCTCTCATGTCCAGGGTTAGTAGAACAGTtctgccattctcatcacatggCTTATGTTTCTGGGCCCAGAGTGGTTGCCATAGTTCCTGTCATTGTATCTGTAACCCAGCCAGAGGAGAGGGTTAAAAGGCAAGGGCAGCACATATCTATTCCTTTTTAGGACACAAACTAGAAATAATATGTATCACTTCCATTCATATCTCATTGGCTCAGAACTTTGTCTTATGAAGAAACCCAGATGCAAGAAAAGCTGGTAAATTAGCCTTTAATTGAGAAGCCATGCACCCATAAAGCAGGGGGTTAAATTAAGCAGAGAAGAACAGCTTTTATGGGTAGCAGTCTCTGATTcagtaataaacaaataataaatacattagtATTCAGATGATACACGGAAGAAAATTTAGCAAGGTATGGGGACAAGGAGTACCAAGAaatggggggagagagggaggtgggcTTGCTATCTCACATAAGTTAGTCAAGGAAGGACTGAAGAGTAATGGAAGTTTTGAGCAGAAGCCTAAGAAATGAGGAAGCCAGTCATATAAATATCTGGGGGAAAAGCTTTTCCAGAAGAAGAAATGGCAAGCACAAAGACCCTGAGATAGGAGGGCCTTGGTGTATTCGAGGTAGAGCAGGGAGACAAGTGTGATGaaacagaacaaaagggagagtGGTAAGAGAGGAGGTGGATGTGGGCCATTGTATCAGTGTGGACCTTCTCTCTGAAGCCATATGGGGATTTTCAGTTGGGCAGGATGGTgtgggagtgacatgatctgacttagaGGTTTCAGAAAGTTTACTCTAGCTGGTttgtggaaaatagagtgagggTAGAGGCAGAAGCAAAGAGACCGGTCAGAAAGTCATTGCAAATACCTGGGAGGTGTGATGGTGGCTTGGAGTGGGAAGACAGCAGTGGAAGTGTCGAGTATGGTTGGATATGGGACATTTTAAGCCGACAATATTTTCTGATAAATTTTATTTGGGATGACTGAGAAAAGGCTTATTCCCATACTTTACTATAGTTATACCCTCtgcaaaagaaaatgaatctCACAGGGAACAAGAAGATAAAATTTCTCTCAAGCTAGGACCATGGTGAACAAAGAAAGCTTCAGCAGGTTTGAGATGCTAGGAGCCAAGTACAATGTGACTTAAATTGCTTTGCGGGCAAGAGGGTGGGACAGCCAGAGCTTTCCAATATAATGAAAAACCCTAAAAAATAATCTATGtgaaaattttaagtttaaagaGACATATTAAAGTGAAAAAATGTTACAACCTGGATGAGGAGTACAGAAATAATGACACCTAGTCACAGATTATAAAGGGAACGATGAAGAATTCCATCTACAAAAATCAGATGATTAAAAAGTTGAAAGATGTTACAGTGAAAATTGggtaaaactaaaacttaaaaaaaaacttcccagAGGACACTTGATATAATTGGTCACAAATAAAATTCCAGGTGCACTTCATGGACTTGGGAAGGAGAGCACCTGTATATCCCCATCAcctagcacagggtctggcacatgTAAGTTCTCACTTATAGAGTGATTTTTCCTACCATAAAGTGTGTTGTataatgatttcttttctttcaactaGAAATTTTAGATTCTCAGTTGAGTCATCTTTCCCTGGTCCCTTGTCTGATAGTCTCTAGGGAAAGATGACTCACTGAGAATCTTAATTTCccagtgaaagaaagaaatcacatacAGCCCACTTTATGCAACTTTTAATTAGATGTAAATTTGAACTCCTAcattataaatgaataaaattcattttaagcACAAAGTCATGTAAATTCCCCCAAGTTTAACCAGGAATGGCTTAATTTCAAAACTTGACTGTCAAGTGAATTGGAAGctaagatttttccttttgcctcaagGGTATATCTTATTTGGTAAAATATCCAGCCTTTTTCGGGATTGGTCTTGAGTTATGCAAGTTTTGAACTGAGAGGGCCTTAGAAATTCATCCCACATGTTAACTGTGCCCTTTTGTACACCATGCGCCCAAAATCTCTTCTAAAAAAATACACCTGAGAACACTAAAAACCACCTCCCCAGTCCCCCACCTCCAACGTGACCTTATCAGGGAACTTCAGGAGAGGCACCTGGAAGTATGTTTAGCAAGCTTGGAGGTGGGTCCTATAACCAGGAAAGTTACAGAACCAAGACAAGGTCCTTGCCCTGGAGAAGATAATTTTCCAGTGGAGGAGTGTAaacaagcacagtaagttaagtgcTGCTCAGTTTTCAACAAAAGCAGGGTAGGAGTGGGGAAGGGTTTGACCTAAATGAGGATTAaacccagaaaagaaaaaatcctgaagGAAGGGAAGTCTTTGGGCACTGGGTCTCTCAACCTTGGCACAAGGGTCAACGTCATTCACCAAATAATTCTTGGTAGTGGGGGCTCTCCTAGGCATTATagggtgtttagcagcatccctggcatctacccactagatgccagtagcacccctctCCCCAAGtgatgacaatcaaaaatgtctccagatattgccaataTCCCATGGGGGGGGTGAtggggggatggagggggtggggtgggaaatcTATCTGGTTGAGGGTCACTGGGCCAGGTTGGGATTTACAGGTAGGCCAACATACTAAAGCGTTTGGCGATGTTGAAAGTTTGTGACAGACACCTAAAGGTATAtgttaaaaatagattaaaacatTAAGAAACAGCGGGAACTGGGGAAACTATAGGACTCTATCTGTActctagaataaaataaaacccaactCGCTTACTGGTTTAATAGTAAGAGACAGCCCTTCCCCGCCCCTCCGTACCTAAGCTCCCATTGAGGACTCAGACTAGGTAGGAACCATCTTAAGGACCAATCACTTGTTACCAGCAGCAAGACACATACCACTAGGTGGCACCACTGGACCATGGGAGGTCCTAGACTTTAACAAGGCAACGTTCAATCACTGTCCCAATCTAGCCCCAAATCCAAAAAGCACTCGTGACCATGGGCCCACCCTacccaacccaacccaacccaacccaacccaacccaacccaacccaaccAACAACTAAACCCACCTTCTATCAAGTGTTTACAGCCACTTTCCCCGATAACTTAAGTGGCTCTGAAAAGAGCCTTTGGGGTAAAATAAGATGTTATAGTCCGTCTCTTGCACGCTTACTTCGAACTGGTGTATTTGGTGACCGCCTTGGTGCCTTCGGACACGGCATGCTTGGCTAGCTCGCCGGGTAGCAGAAGGCGCACAGCTGTCTGGATCTCCCGGGACGTGATAGTCGAGCGCTTGTTGTAATGCGCCAGGCGCGACGCTTCGCCCGCGATGCGCTCGAAGATGTCGTTCACGAAGGAGTTCATGATGCCCATGGCCTTCGACGAAATGCCAGTGTCTGGATGAACCTGCTTCAGCACCTTATATACATAAACAGAATAGCTCTCCTTCCGGCTGCGCTTGCGCTTCTTACCGTCTTTCTTCTGCACTTTCGTAACAGCCTTTTTAGAACCTTTCTTGGGAGCAAGAGCAGATTTTGCTGGATCCGGCATTTTCCGCACAGGAGAATCCCCACACGCCAGTAGAAGTGATCTCGACTACACCGAAACAACCTCGTTACGCGCTACTTATAGAGCCTGTATGCAAATGAAGACTAGCACAGTATTATGTTTTTATTGGTTAATATCCAACAGTGTCGTCATAGAGGGGCGGAGTCCATGTAAATAAGGTTCTGCTCGCGCTCCCTTAGTGGCCCTTAGAACAAATGTCTTGTTAACCAATCAAAATGTTCCATTTCACACTAACCACTAAATTATGTAAAAAGTAGTTTCACCTGTTTGTGGTCTTTTGCTGTTAATTGGTTTTCACTTTTACTTGGAGATCTGAAGCGCCAGCTAAAGACAAGTTAACTTTCTCTTATTTTTGCATCATTTTACTCCTCTGTACTACTTTGTGGAAGTTTGTTTGGTTCTGGGTTTTGCAACAATACCTCagcccacattttctttttttttttttttcgcggTTTGCGCCTCCTGTCTTAGGC encodes:
- the LOC137762590 gene encoding histone H2B type 2-F, which gives rise to MPDPAKSALAPKKGSKKAVTKVQKKDGKKRKRSRKESYSVYVYKVLKQVHPDTGISSKAMGIMNSFVNDIFERIAGEASRLAHYNKRSTITSREIQTAVRLLLPGELAKHAVSEGTKAVTKYTSSK